The DNA region TCACAGAAGCCTGCAAGATGCAAGCCTCAGTGGTCTCTCCTGAGGTGAAcccccaggcaaactcccccTGCTAGCCTCCGCTGTTCactgctgactgcctttttataccagtcaggcccacctggaacaaagcactcccaattcacaccgttcaaacaaacaatcaaacacTCAAGCACATGGTCAAACTGACAAGCTGTCCTctgcaacagacactcagatactcactcAAACAGCCCCCAATGCAgaacttagcgtacctcctctctgACAGATCCCGCtattagcctctgctgtttgccgcATTACTCACCAAGTTAATGAATACTTCAGTTCTTACCCAAATACAGttttacagccaattcttattaactaaactaagatttattaaaagaagaaaaaagagtgagagtattggttaaaagatcattatacatacagacatgaatagagtccttaggtcagtttcactGTAGAGATGTTGCTTTAGAattgtaaagtttcagagtagcagccgtgttagtctgtatccgcaaaaagaacaggagtacttgtggcagcttagagactaacaaatttattagagcataagctttcgtggactacagcccacttgcatccgaagaagtgggctgtagtccacgaaagcttatgctctaataaatttgttagtctctaaggtgccccaagtactccttttctttttttttttttaattgtaaagagTCCTTTTCAGAATCCTTTCACGAGGTTATAGTCCATGTAAAAATGTTCGATATCAGGGAAgtccagatgggactggagatctccATCTTATGACTCAAACTTCCTCTGAATAAAGCTTAACAAGATCGGAGAgaaaaggatcaggtcccaagagttTTTATTCAGATTTTTGCAGCCTCTCATCAGCAGGCTGTCCTTGGGAGAACTATTGTTCACTAGGCTTTTGAAGTAACcttctatttcctaaacatcaccagtaattaactacatggattaacatactGTAATTATCCATAAAGAAGTTCATAGACAGTTtaccacaaactttaaagagacatgcaatgacattattacacccaagtttcatctaaatgttattATTCCCTTTTGAtatctgaattaacagaatacagcactagacaggaactgtttggttCCATTGGTAACCTCTAACAAGATAAAGGCAAACACAGACtactacaagtatcagaggggtaactgtgtcagtctggatctataaaaagcaacaaagagtcctgtggcaccttaaacactaagagaagtattggagcatgacttcaacagtttccaccccaccatcaacctcagcctggaccaatctacaagGGAGGTCCATTTCCTACGCACCATGATTCAAATAAGTGActgtcacgttaacaccaccctgtaCCAAAAACCCACTCACCGCTTGGTCTACCTTCATGCCTTCAGCTtttgaaagttactagtgaccccccttaaCAGCTAGCAGTCTTTGTGGCAGCCAGCGGCCATTGGGGGAATTAGATTCCTCAAGTACACAGCATCCCGAACTTTTGAACTGTCTTCTTTCCTCTGCCTTGAGGCAGACGGAACTAGCCCCAAgctggttttcactgaccagatagtaGAAGCACGGGTCtggcaaccaccaatcaagtgttaacatggcaagggcctttgtctaaatgtgtatatataaaaaaatctataaaatgtgtgtaaaacaaagtttttataccaaggtgcaaagctctcctttcttctgcagaataaagcaaccttttccttatccctgtctggctgttattggctctcagatAGGCGGACCCGATATTTTGGTAACAGTTTCTGGCGACCGAGATGTGAGTCTCCTAGCTCGGACATTGGATGGCGGCGGCGAACTGGGAACGGCACCAACGGGgtgtttcgccccttttctctACTTCACCGTGGTCCCTGGGGTTCATGCTCCGATAAGGTGAGccctaataggataaggagacactatctggttctgttctggttaaccggttaatgaatttctgtcttatacatttggtgttaggtgtgtggatggaactgagcctttcattcgtaattcctcagagtggaagccatcacgtgcgatgaagctctgaggtcgaattgggatccttctgtcccgtcccctgtagcgatcagtattagtagaaattcctgtaataggatcctattaggccataattccttctgttctctgtgtaattctctgttagagtatcagcaggcagatgggtgggtctctggtaaaaccctctaaggatagtcctttgaattatatgttaaacAAATGGCCCTTACCCGGTATTCAAAAGGGGATGTGAAGGAAGCGTTTTTTACAACTTTGCACCCAGGATTGGCCAGCCCTGGGGACTGCATGGCCCGAGTATGGCTCCTTTGATATTCCTACCCATTTAACCCCCTTGCACCTGACATTGGAAAACCAAGCGCCGGGGCAAATGGACTATTGGTTTTTGTGGGACGATGAGGCTCATCATCGCTTGAAGAAGGTACAGATTCAGGTCCCTCTATTCCCGAAAGCTTCTGCCCCTCATGAAGCTGATTGTTGGTAGGATATCCCCCCCCATATATTGCCCTAGACCATGGCCACCCCCGGTGGCAGCATTACCAATTGCGGCGGATCCGGTACCCTCCTCAACGAAGCCCGAGGCAGCAGTTCCCCACCGAGACAGATCCCGCCAACAAAGATTGAGGATGCCACAATGCAGGTCAGCGAATCAGCTAGTGGAGCCACCAGCAGTGGGTACACTACTTCCCTGTCTGTTCCCATCCTTAGTCCGTCCCATACAAGGAAGGGGGCACTCTATGGGGAAAAGGTAATTAATATCCAAGCACCCCTCCGGACCATCCCAGTCCCTACAACGGATGTGAATGTTTTAGACCATTATGTTCATGTCCCCTTTACCACTGCAGACCTTATGAACTGGCAAACCACTACGCCTCGCCTTAGGGACGACCCGAACGTCGTTCACAGGCGATTCCGTGCCATTTTCCAGTCTCATAATCCTGATTGGCAAGACGTGGGCCAACTTTTAGATTGCCTATTGCGCACGGAAGAGAAAGAGTGGGTACTTATGTTTGTTCCTCCACAGACCCCCAGGTTCGCCTAACATTGGGAGGAACCGCCTATTCTTGTCTTTTGGATTCAGGGCTGCCCTTTCTACTGTTACTGCCAAGCCAAAAAGAGAAAGCCTCACGGATAAAAGCATTCTGGTAATGGGTATAGGCGGAAAGCCATTTGATTGTTCTGTATTACAGGAGACTGCTGTAGAAATCTCTAGTGTCTCTGCCCACCATGCCTTTCTGCTAACCCCGGATTCCCCAGTTAACCTCTTAGGCAGAGACCTGTTGTGTAAACTACGTGGTcagattttcttttcaaatgacaAAATCATTCTTTGGTTGCCTCAAACCCAACTTCCCCAGCTGTGTGCTGTTCTGACCCAAGTTTAAGAGGACTCGATCCTGCCTGCGGACCCAATCCTACCCGAGCGACTCAGACAGGAAGTAAACATCTCCCTGTGGGGCACTTCAAAGGCAGACTTGGGTACTCTCCAGACAGAGCCAGTGGGTATAACCTTGAAGCCAGACATTGACATTCCTCGAATTTGTCAGAATCCCATCCCCCGAGAAGCTCTGTTTGTCTTTTCACCACATTCCTGCGGTTGGGAGTGCTGGTTCACACCAAATCTCCTTTCAATACTCCCATTCTGCCAGTCAGAAAACCTGACATGGACTCAGAGGAAAAACCGGTATACCGATTTGTCCAAGACTTACTTGCAGTGAATAAAGTCGTCAAGACTAGACACAACGTGGTGCCTAACCCTCACACAATCCTGACTGCCATTCCAGCAGGTATGCAGCTCAATTTCAGTCCCTACCTGCTGATGTCCCTGCACACCGGATCGctccaggagactgggtctatgTAAAAAAGTGGAAACACGAGCCTCTCCAACCCCGGTGGGtgggccctttccaagtccttcaAACCTCTCACACTGCCATTCAAGTAAAAAAGCGAGACACTTGGATACACCACACTCGAGTGAAGCTAGCCCCTAGGACGGGgccagaagcagacgacttcGGACATCGAGGGAGCACCGCCAGCTCTTCCCACCGCGACCTGGAAGAGCCAGAAGCAAACAATACCTGGAAAGCTAAACCTCTTGAGGGACTAAAGCTTCTGTTCTGGCAAACAAAGTCCTAAGACTTTATAACTATGGGTTCTCAGACGGTGCTGCAGTGGCTATTACTTTTGGGTCTGCCCCTTGTACAAGCGAACCCACAACCAGCCACTAAACCTCTTCAGCGAATGGTCACATTGGAACACTTGTATGATTGTTGGCTGTGTCAAAAAATCCGCTCTGAGGAAGGAATAGGGTTGTGGGCTGTACCTGCAAATCTCTCTGAAGTACTCTCCTTACAAGTAATACGGAAAACTGAATGGGCAGAAgttaaaaaatatcaataaaacAAGAAAGGTCCAGGACTTGCGTGCTAGACAAATCCGCGAaccactgccaggcattaatgaaatgtgttaggtttcttttctcacagataaaagaagtgctacccaaagaccctagcagccctgcggTTCATTTGTGAGCTTGTCAGGCCTGAAGGGGGGACTgtaaaagttactagtgaccgTCCCTAACAGCTAGCAGCCTTTATGGCAgccagtggccattagggggaagcagatacCTCAAGTACACAGCATCCTGAACTTTTGAACTAtcttctctcctctgccttgAGACGGAGGGAACTAGCCCCAAGCCGGTATTCACTGACCAGATTGCAGAAGCACGGGTCtggcaaccaccaatcaagtgttaacatggcaagggcctttgtctaaatgtgtatatataaaaaaatctataaaatgtgtgtaaaacaaagttttataccaaggtgcaaagctctcctttcttctgtagAATAAAGCAACCTTTCCCTTATCCCTGtgtggctgttattggctctcagctaggcggacccgatattttggtaacaagcttccatcctggacacaccacatgatccatcgtctacagccaagcgctgaggtataaccgcatttgctccaaacCCTCAGACACAGACCAACACCTataagatcttcaccaagcattatcaaaactatgatacccgcacgaggaaataaggaaacaaatcaacagagccagacgtgtacccagaagcctcctgctgcaagacaagcccaagaaagaaaccaacagaactccactggccatcacctacagtcctcagcttaaacctctccaacacatcatcagtgatctacaacccatcctggacaacaatccctcgctttcacaggccttgggaggcaggccagttctCGCCCACAGACAaaccaccaaccttaagcatattctcaccaacaaccacacaccgcaccatagtaactctaactcagcaACCAATGCATGCAACAAACCTTAatcccaactctgcccacatatctacaccagcgacaccatcccaggacctaaccagatcagccacaacatcagcGGTTAATTCACTTGTACGTCCACCAATGTAACATAcaccatcgtgtgccagcaatgcccctctgctatgttcatccgccaaactggacaatccctacataaaagaataaatggacagaagtcagatattaggaatggcaatatacaaaaacctgtaggagaacacatcaacctccctggacacacaatagtaAATTTACAAGGggatcctgcagcaaaaaaacttcaggaccagactccaaagagaaactgctgaacttcagttcatttgcaaatttgacacaatgagctcaggattaaataaagactgtgaatggctaggcaactacaaaagcagtttctcctcccttggtgtacatacctcaactgctagaagatggcctcatcctccctgattgaactaacctcattatctctagactgattcttgcctgcatatttatacctgcctctggaaatttccaccacatgcgtgtgacaaagtgggtattcacccacaaaagcttatgctccaatacttctgttagtctataaggtgccaaaggactctttgttgctttctatAGACGACTACAGTTACCATCTTCTTCCAGGTTTTTAACAACTTaagtttacatttcaaagctaAAGCTTATCTAACATGGACACACTTTTTTAACATATCTCTCAAGGTTGAACTGGGTCTATTACATGCAAGTTGCTAAACTCTTTCTCTCCCAGTGTCACAGAAGTTtagctcctgtgtggattctcccacATTTAATAAGGTCTGacttctgtatgaaacttttcccacactccaagTACtcatggggtctctctcctgtgtggaatgCTTGATGTTGAAGAAGGTCTGACCTCCATATGAAATTTTTTCCACAGACAAACCACTTGtggagtctctctcctgtgtggattgctttaTGTTTAataaggtgtgacctctgtatgaaacttttcccacagtccaagcacttgtggggtctctctcctgtgtggattgctctATGTTTAataaggtgtgacctctgtatgaaacttttcccacagtccaagcatttgtggggtctctctcctgtgtggattgcctgatgtctaataaggtctgacctctgtatgaaacctttcccacagtccaagcatttgtggggtctctctcctgtgtggaatgCCTGATGTTTAAGAAGGTCTGACCTCcacatgaaacttttcccacagtccaagcacttgtggggtctctctcctgtgtggattgcctgatgtttaataCGGGTAGATCTGGTTCTGAAAGGTTTCCCATAGTCCAAACAttgatggggtctctctcctgtgtggattctcccatgtttaatgaggtgtgatctctgtgtgaaacttttcccacagtccaagcacttgtggggtctctctcctgtgtggattgctttaTGTTTAATAAggtttgacctctgtatgaaactttttccacagtccaagcacttgtgtgctctctctcctgtgtggattgcctgatgtttaacaaggtctgacctccgtatgaaatTTTTTCCACAGTTCAGACACTTATGtgttctctctcctgtgtggattgcttgaTGTTTATCAAggtttgacctctgtatgaaacttttcccacagtccaagcacttgtggggtctctctcctgtgtggattgctttaTGTTTAataaggtgtgacctctgtatgaaacttttcccacagtccaagcacttgtagggtctctctcctgtgtggattgcctgatgtctaataaggtctgacctctgtatgaaacttttcccacagtccaagcacttgtagggtctctctcctgtgtggaatgcctgatgtttaagaaggtctgacctccatatgaaattttttccacagactaagcacttgtggggtctctctcctgtgtggattgcctgatgtttaataCGGGCTGATCTGGTTCT from Malaclemys terrapin pileata isolate rMalTer1 chromosome 13, rMalTer1.hap1, whole genome shotgun sequence includes:
- the LOC128847449 gene encoding zinc finger protein 271-like isoform X3, which encodes MEPQGTFVGRAEGSLSQCLEEGEACGNWPKSERLLKNHPRKKVDESITCGGGDKDPTAQQTNPKEEKPYQCLKCGKGIILRSPIVTYQTIHTGGKPLQCLAHGESFSNCSDLNNHGKSHMGAKPYQCLECGNCLNWKSALITHQRIHTEERPHQCLDCGKSFIQRSDLIRHQAIHTGERPHKCLDCGKSFIQRSDLIRHQAIHTGERPHKCLDCGKSFIQRSNLVKHQAIHTGERPHKCLNCGKKFIRKSHLVKHQAIHTGERPHKCLDCGKSFIQRSQLIKHQAIHTGERPHKCLECGKSFTQRSHLIKHGRIHTGERPHQCLDSGKKAFRTRSARIKHQAIHTGERPHKCLVCGKNFIWRSDLLKHQAFHTGERPYKCLDCGKSFIQRSDLIRHQAIHTGERPYKCLDCGKSFIQRSHLIKHKAIHTGERPHKCLDCGKSFIQRSNLDKHQAIHTGERTHKCLNCGKNFIRRSDLVKHQAIHTGERAHKCLDCGKSFIQRSNLIKHKAIHTGERPHKCLDCGKSFTQRSHLIKHGRIHTGERPHQCLDYGKPFRTRSTRIKHQAIHTGERPHKCLDCGKSFMWRSDLLKHQAFHTGERPHKCLDCGKGFIQRSDLIRHQAIHTGERPHKCLDCGKSFIQRSHLIKHRAIHTGERPHKCLDCGKSFIQRSHLIKHKAIHTGERLHKWFVCGKNFIWRSDLLQHQAFHTGERPHEYLECGKSFIQKSDLIKCGRIHTGAKLL